Within the Vigna angularis cultivar LongXiaoDou No.4 chromosome 10, ASM1680809v1, whole genome shotgun sequence genome, the region AAAAAAGAACACAATGAATTATTATACCTTTTTTGAAGTAAAAATGCTAATAAATGACACGATGgaagaagatggaagaagaaaagatagtTAAACAAGaaagatacaaaaattatttagacTCTTTATATAATCAAAagtattattatgtaattatacgctaaaaattgataaattatatataaaaacatgatcataattcaaaagattacaaaaatagataaaacaattgAATAAATCAAGTAACCATATTTACTAgcctaataaaaattatttaaataaatataaatatcacaagaaatattaaaaatattttataataatatttttatattttattaacaaccTTCAAAGGTTCCATTACATTTaactaataacaaaaatatttgcattggtATTGATGTTTTATACAAAAGTTTTTATCtcataattactttatttttatattttaagaaccATTCCAACACCAATAAGTGTGAAGGTTGCCTTTAAAGGAACCATATCCCATTAAATAACGGTGGACAAGCTTTGTAGTACATATTTCATGTTTGCAGACACTTTCGTGGGCCGTTTAtacaattacttttaaaattaaataaaagtaacatAATGTATAAGGTAATTTTAGTCCCTTCCAATAAATTTGGAAGAattcaattctttaaattttgatgcatgtttttaaattataatatataactatttaaattatataaactaaattacctaatacatcatttaaagaattaaattaataaaaaatattccatTTTAAATGTAATGAGATATCAAAgaatttatgaatataaaaaatcattatatttaatttatatctgAAAGAAtaagtaaatatattatttattaagtattgtgtattttaattagaaaataaatagtatagccatacttttataatttgaatgtgAACTTCTTAATGTATGAGTGCGTTGTGTATACTAACAAAATAGGAGACAAAAGGTTTAGGATCCGAGAAATCATTTTGAGTTTTCACAAAATTGAGTTGTAACAAAGTAAAGAGATCTCAGTGTGAGGagtaaaatgatctcttgaatGTGTTTGATCAGTCTTTTGATATATACTTGTTGTAAGAGCtttaattactataattataCAATGctgatttattaataaaaaacaatgacatttaaatgaaaataatgaatatttgaatgTTACGTTATATATGTTTACCTTTAAAAACCTATATTTTGAACAATATTAATGaattaatcaatattatatatatacatatatatatatatatatatattattttataaaataaagtttgtgtAAAGATTTCCAATGAAGAATGATTTCGGCAGCAGAGGGCGCCAAACGAAAATTTCCCGGCAAACTGTACGCGCGCGCGAATATTCAAATGGCGATATCAATATATTTGGATTCCATTCCACGTTCTCCTCCTCCTATTCCCGCCATTTTCCACTCTCTAATCCCTTCAAAATGCGAACAAGAAATCGAAGTTAGCGTCGTGTTTGGGATCCCAAGCCTAAAATGGACATTTCAGAGCTGGCCAAGAAGCTCGATCTCTCCGATTCCAAACTCGTCGTCCGAAAAGCCGCCGAGATCCGTCGCCTCTGCGATGTCCAGTTCGATTCCTCCGTCATCGGAGTCGTATGTCCTCATCTATTTCTTCTGTCCCGTTTTATTGAATTTCGTTCCATTCGATTCGATTCCGAAGCTCCTTGTCTGGTTTTCTCAGGGCGAGGTTGCTAAATCTCTTATTTGCTTGGAAATCGCGGCAACAAGGCTCGGCGTTCTCTTCGACCGATCCTCTGCGGTGAGGCTTAGCGGAATGTCCGAAAAAGCTTACATCAGATCCTACAACTCTCTCCACAACGGTCTTGGCGTGAAGTTCGTTTCctttccctttttcttctttcagctTTCATTTTTTCAAAGCTTTTTATTCATGGAGTGTTTGCTTGGTGTTTTTAGGACGAAGATAGATGTGAGGGAGTTGGCGATTCAGTTTGGTTGCGTTCGTATTATTCCTTTCGTTCGCGACGGTCTCAAACTGTGAGTTATCTGCCACGTGTTTGATTAAATGCTAAAACGACGTTGAAACTTCATTTGTTGCTGAACTTTGTGTTATTTTCGTGAAGGTATAAGGATCGTTTTGTTTCGTCTTTGCCGGCTTCTCGTCGTGCAAGTGCTGATTTCACGCGTCCGGTGTTCACCGCTGTTGCTTTTTATCTATGTGCTAAAAAACACAAGGTACCATTAAAGAACTTATTTGGATATTACACAGCTATAGGTGGTTATAAAGAAATGTTGATTGTGTAggaattttaatattattaggtAATTTTGGTGTGTAAGTCCATTTCAAAACGGTTTGCGACCGCAATTATTGTTGCAAGCTTTCTGTTTTAATAGTGCAATAGCCACAATTGCGTCTGCAGCGAGTGGAtttgtctttaattttcttcaatACGAAGGATTGGGAGGAATGTCATGAACTATTTGTTTTGCTTTCGTTTAAGTTGTGGTAggggttgtgtttgttttgcaGCTCAAAGTGGACAAGCTGAAGTTAATTGAGCTTTGTGGTACATCTGAATCCGAGTTTTCTAGTGT harbors:
- the LOC108334914 gene encoding origin of replication complex subunit 6 yields the protein MDISELAKKLDLSDSKLVVRKAAEIRRLCDVQFDSSVIGVGEVAKSLICLEIAATRLGVLFDRSSAVRLSGMSEKAYIRSYNSLHNGLGVKTKIDVRELAIQFGCVRIIPFVRDGLKLYKDRFVSSLPASRRASADFTRPVFTAVAFYLCAKKHKLKVDKLKLIELCGTSESEFSSVSVTMKDLCHDVFGVAKEKKDAREVQSNRDLLDVLPSKRKADDGGYLSDDGPELSCYKKRKQMETRDYEKWKSSVVASNQQNKTEAPCKRTKQTRLNFIKKSSDTQELEAM